One Dialister invisus DSM 15470 genomic region harbors:
- a CDS encoding CTP synthase has translation MTKYIFVTGGVVSSLGKGITAASLGRLLKNRGYKVTIQKFDPYINIDPGTMSPYQHGEVFVTDDGAETDLDLGHYERFIDENLSKASNVTTGKIYQSVINKERKGEYLGSTIQVIPHITNEIKDRVLRVGKNDNADIVITEIGGTVGDIESLPFLEAIRQVKKDVPNRNDVIYVHVTLVPYIAAAGELKTKPTQHSVKELRSIGIQPDIIVCRTVEKLSDEMKKKIGMFCDVEPEAVINNLTADSIYEVPLLMEQEGLDHIALKKLGLEDRPVDMEDWKAMVERMTTAKKEVQIALVGKYVRLHDAYLSVAEALSHAGYAMGAKVNIRWINSEILEEEKPDLDEVFAGVDGIVVPGGFGYRGVEGKIDAIRYARENKIPFLGLCLGMQCAVIEFARNVCHMEQANSSEFIPDGKYPVIDLMPDQEDVTEKGGTMRLGIYPCKLKEGTRARTLYENQEIVYERHRHRYEVSNEFRPQMEAAGLVISGTSPDDRLVEIIELKDHPYFAATQAHPEFKSRPNRPHPLFNGFMEAAVKQSGE, from the coding sequence ATGACAAAGTATATTTTCGTGACCGGCGGCGTCGTTTCATCTTTGGGGAAAGGCATCACCGCCGCTTCCCTGGGCCGTCTTCTGAAAAACAGAGGGTACAAAGTTACCATTCAGAAATTTGACCCTTATATCAATATCGATCCCGGTACCATGAGTCCTTACCAGCACGGCGAGGTCTTTGTCACTGATGACGGCGCGGAAACGGATCTTGATCTGGGACACTACGAACGTTTCATTGATGAAAATTTGTCCAAAGCCTCCAACGTGACAACAGGCAAAATCTACCAGTCGGTGATCAATAAAGAAAGAAAAGGTGAGTATTTGGGGTCCACCATACAGGTTATCCCCCATATCACCAATGAAATTAAAGACCGTGTTCTCCGTGTCGGCAAAAATGACAATGCGGATATCGTTATCACCGAAATCGGCGGTACTGTGGGAGATATCGAATCCCTGCCTTTCCTGGAAGCCATCCGCCAGGTCAAGAAAGACGTGCCCAACAGAAATGATGTCATCTATGTCCATGTCACCCTTGTGCCTTACATTGCGGCGGCGGGCGAACTGAAAACGAAACCAACCCAGCACAGTGTCAAGGAACTGCGATCCATCGGTATCCAGCCGGATATCATCGTGTGCCGCACCGTGGAAAAACTGTCGGATGAAATGAAAAAGAAAATCGGCATGTTCTGCGATGTGGAACCGGAAGCCGTCATCAATAACCTGACGGCGGACAGCATTTATGAAGTGCCTCTTCTTATGGAACAGGAAGGTCTCGACCATATCGCTCTGAAAAAATTGGGACTTGAAGATCGTCCGGTGGATATGGAAGACTGGAAAGCCATGGTAGAACGCATGACCACGGCAAAAAAGGAAGTGCAGATCGCCCTTGTCGGTAAATATGTCCGGCTCCATGACGCTTACCTTTCCGTAGCGGAAGCGCTGTCCCATGCGGGATACGCCATGGGGGCCAAGGTGAACATCCGCTGGATCAATTCCGAAATCCTTGAAGAAGAAAAGCCGGATCTGGATGAAGTATTTGCCGGTGTTGACGGTATCGTCGTCCCCGGCGGCTTCGGCTACCGCGGTGTGGAGGGGAAAATCGACGCTATTCGTTATGCCCGTGAAAATAAAATTCCCTTCCTTGGGCTCTGCCTCGGCATGCAGTGCGCCGTCATCGAATTTGCCAGAAACGTGTGCCACATGGAACAAGCCAACTCTTCCGAATTTATTCCCGACGGGAAATATCCCGTCATTGACCTCATGCCCGATCAGGAAGACGTCACGGAAAAAGGCGGTACCATGCGCCTCGGCATCTATCCGTGCAAGCTGAAAGAAGGAACAAGGGCGAGAACTTTGTATGAAAATCAGGAAATCGTCTACGAACGCCACCGCCACAGATACGAAGTGTCCAACGAATTCCGTCCGCAGATGGAAGCGGCGGGTCTTGTCATTTCCGGCACCAGCCCCGATGACCGTCTCGTGGAAATTATCGAATTAAAAGACCATCCCTACTTTGCCGCCACCCAGGCCCATCCGGAATTCAAGAGCCGCCCGAACCGGCCCCACCCCCTCTTCAACGGTTTTATGGAAGCTGCCGTGAAACAAAGCGGTGAATAA
- a CDS encoding DUF4198 domain-containing protein has protein sequence MKKRYVLLLCAAALSIGAACSSVSAHGVFIANRFDQKALVLGEGPTDNAYNPSCVKAVEAYDKNFDAMNVETVNYEDHISIIPTDELGVTVTFFDYGFFTKDSSGKMHQAPFAEVADAVKTTHAIKWNINYWSPDVKPGGIYNVPIQIVPQVNPLTLRKGDTYRIRVYKDGKPYANAPLIKDVINDLTNESTADADGYATVTVSANGLNVVGVEVAGEKEDEHTTPKYFSSLSFIIDPE, from the coding sequence ATGAAAAAAAGATACGTACTGTTACTTTGCGCGGCTGCTTTGTCTATTGGCGCGGCTTGCTCTTCCGTGTCTGCCCACGGTGTGTTTATTGCAAACCGTTTTGACCAGAAAGCCCTTGTCCTTGGGGAAGGACCGACAGACAACGCGTACAATCCGTCCTGTGTGAAGGCGGTGGAAGCTTATGATAAGAATTTCGACGCTATGAATGTGGAAACTGTAAATTATGAGGATCATATTTCTATCATTCCCACGGATGAGTTGGGTGTAACGGTGACTTTCTTTGATTATGGCTTCTTCACGAAAGACAGCTCCGGCAAAATGCATCAGGCTCCGTTTGCGGAAGTAGCGGACGCGGTGAAGACGACCCACGCGATCAAATGGAATATTAACTACTGGAGCCCCGATGTAAAACCGGGCGGCATTTATAATGTGCCGATCCAGATCGTTCCCCAGGTGAATCCACTGACGCTCCGCAAGGGCGATACGTATAGAATCCGTGTATATAAAGATGGCAAGCCCTATGCGAACGCGCCTCTCATCAAGGACGTCATCAATGACCTGACTAATGAGTCCACAGCCGACGCGGACGGTTACGCTACAGTTACTGTCAGCGCAAACGGTCTGAACGTAGTAGGTGTGGAAGTGGCAGGGGAGAAAGAGGATGAACATACCACGCCGAAGTATTTCTCTTCTCTCTCTTTCATTATTGATCCGGAATAA
- a CDS encoding type II toxin-antitoxin system HicA family toxin, with protein sequence MKDKDLLKLLLKNGWQDVRQRGSHHRLVKGDKFEVIAVHGKDMPKGLLNAILKRTGLK encoded by the coding sequence ATGAAAGACAAAGACTTACTGAAACTGCTTTTGAAAAATGGATGGCAAGACGTGAGACAGCGTGGAAGCCATCACAGGCTTGTCAAAGGCGATAAGTTTGAAGTTATAGCTGTCCACGGCAAAGATATGCCGAAGGGACTGCTGAACGCCATACTAAAGAGAACGGGGCTGAAATAA
- a CDS encoding type II toxin-antitoxin system HicB family antitoxin produces MLFIYPAVIHEDADGMWAEFPDLEGCTTYGDTMEEILSGAAEAMELYVLGMMEDGVQLPMPTDIKEIKRLDKNAFATLIQSDVDLAKNTKSVKKTLTIPAWLNQRALDKGINFSKVLQEALVAKTV; encoded by the coding sequence ATGTTATTTATTTATCCGGCGGTTATACACGAAGACGCAGATGGAATGTGGGCAGAGTTTCCGGATTTAGAAGGGTGCACTACATACGGTGATACAATGGAAGAGATTTTGTCCGGAGCCGCGGAGGCAATGGAGCTGTACGTATTAGGAATGATGGAAGACGGAGTGCAGCTTCCTATGCCGACTGACATTAAAGAAATTAAGAGACTGGATAAAAATGCTTTCGCAACGTTGATTCAATCTGATGTGGATCTGGCGAAAAACACGAAATCGGTTAAAAAGACATTGACAATTCCAGCATGGTTAAATCAGCGGGCATTGGACAAAGGGATTAATTTTTCTAAGGTACTTCAAGAGGCGCTGGTTGCGAAAACAGTTTAA